Proteins encoded by one window of Mus musculus strain C57BL/6J chromosome 10, GRCm38.p6 C57BL/6J:
- the 2610008E11Rik gene encoding uncharacterized protein LOC72128 isoform 2 (isoform 2 is encoded by transcript variant 2) — MSAEPVMESVSFEDIAVFFTWEEWQDLDIAQKLLYRDVMLENYSSLVSLGCCVIKPELILMLEREFGPWRVADTSVWNLPGYCMTRPELNFKLSHGFEPWNGSEASLWSLPDVHKAELQIQEKIHREAKIHEYKDCMETFYPNSQHTRNQTSQSYENPFGWEEFRKAFYYQSTLTQHQRFHIGEKLYDSPQCWEIFPWKSQLSVHETFHAGERRYECEECRKSFHRKANLIRHQRRTHSREKPYECIECGKTFYCKSDVTRHQRRTHSREKPYECVECSKTFYCKSYLIRHQSRTHSREKPYECTECTKTFYCKSDLTRHQTTHSGEKPFECNECSKTFYYKSDLANHQKTHTDDNPYECKECRKTFCSKSSLNQHHRIHTGEKPYECNECKKSFNSKSNLTEHQRRTHTREKPYECNECWKSFYCRSELTNHQRTHTVERYYECKECRKNFYCKSNLNQHQRTHTGEKPYECKDCNKAFYCKSNLNQHQRTHTGEKPFACKDCSKAFYCKSSLVKHQKIHSGEKPYECEECRKTFFQKSDLTRHQRTHTGEKPYECKDCSKTFYCKSNLNQHQRTHTHEKPYECKECRETFYSKSELTEHQRTHTDEKPYVMFNIDCQLDKIWDHLGDRPVGMPVKDYLD; from the exons ATGTCGGCAGAGCCTGTCATG GAGTCGGTGTCATTCGAGGACATTGCTGTGTTCTTCACCTGGGAGGAGTGGCAGGACCTAGACATTGCTCAGAAGTTGCTCTACagggatgtgatgctggagaactACAGTAGCCTGGTGTCCTTGG GCTGCTGTGTGATCAAACCTGAGTTGATCCTCATGTTGGAACGTGAATTTGGGCCATGGAGGGTAGCAGATACCTCAGTCTGGAACCTTCCAG GGTACTGCATGACCAGACCAGAATTGAACTTCAAGTTATCGCATGGATTTGAGCCGTGGAATGGCTCAGAAGCCTCGCTTTGGAGCCTCCCAG ATGTCCATAAG GCAGAACTACAGATTCAAGAAAAAATTCATCGAGAGGcaaaaatacatgaatataaaGATTGTATGGAAACATTTTATCCGAATTCACAGCACACCAGGAATCAGACATCTCAGTCATATGAGAACCCCTTTGGATGGGAGGAATTTAGAAAAGCTTTCTATTATCAATCAACCCTCACTCAACATCAAAGATTTCATATAGGCGAAAAACTCTATGactctccacagtgctgggaaatTTTCCCCTGGAAGTCCCAACTCAGTGTACATGAGACATTTCATGCAGGTGAGAGACGCTATGAGTGTGAAGAATGCAGGAAGTCTTTTCATCGGAAGGCAAACCTTATTCGACATCAGAGAAGAACACATAGCAGAGAGAAGCCGTATGAATGTATAGAATGTGGGAAAACTTTCTACTGTAAGTCAGATGTCACTCGACATCAGAGAAGAACTCACAGTAGAGAAAAACCCTACGAATGTGTAGAATGCAGTAAGACTTTCTACTGTAAGTCATACCTCATTCGACATCAGAGTAGAACTCACAGtagagagaagccctatgagtgTACAGAATGTACTAAAACTTTTTACTGTAAATCAGATCTTACTCGTCATCAAACAACTcatagtggggaaaagccttttgAATGTAATGAATGCTCTAAAACATTCTACTATAAATCAGACCTCGCTAATCATCAGAAAACGCATACAGATGATAATCCCTATGAATGTAAAGAATGTAGAAAAACTTTCTGCTCCAAGTCAAGCCTCAATCAGCATCATAGGATTCATACAggtgagaagccctatgaatgtaatgaatGTAAGAAAAGTTTCAATTCTAAGTCAAATCTCACTGAGCATCAGAGAAGAACTCATaccagagagaaaccctatgaatgtaacgaATGTTGGAAATCCTTCTACTGTAGGTCAGAACTTACGAATCATCAGAGGACTCATACAGTTGAGAGGTACTATGAATGTAAAGAGTGTAGAAAAAATTTCTACTGTAAGTCAAACCTCAATCAACATCAAAGAACTCACACCGGAGAGAAACCGTATGAATGTAAAGACTGCAACAAAGCTTTCTATTGTAAGTCAAACCTCAATCAACATCAAAGAACTCATACAGGTGAAAAACCTTTTGCATGTAAAGACTGTAGTAAAGCTTTCTATTGTAAGTCAAGCCTTGTTAAACATCAAAAAATCCATTCAGGTGAGAAGCCATATGAATGTGAAGAATGTAGAAAAACTTTTTTCCAAAAGTCAGACCTCACTCGACATCAGAGGACACATACAGGTGAAAAGCCCTATGAGTGTAAAGACTGTAGCAAAACTTTCTATTGTAAGTCAAACCTCAATCAACATCAGAGAACTCACACGCATgaaaaaccttatgaatgtaaagAATGTAGGGAAACATTCTATTCTAAGTCAGAGCTTACAGAACATCAAAGAACTCATACAGATGAAAAACCATATGTGATGTTTAATATTGATTGTCAACTCGACAAGATCTGGGATCATCTGGGAGACAGGCCTGTAGGCATGCCTGTGAAAGATTATCTAGATTAA
- the 2610008E11Rik gene encoding uncharacterized protein LOC72128 isoform 1 (isoform 1 is encoded by transcript variant 1) gives MSAEPVMESVSFEDIAVFFTWEEWQDLDIAQKLLYRDVMLENYSSLVSLGCCVIKPELILMLEREFGPWRVADTSVWNLPGYCMTRPELNFKLSHGFEPWNGSEASLWSLPDVHKVSVLGNQETHLWQAEVTGGITSYEQMVEAELQIQEKIHREAKIHEYKDCMETFYPNSQHTRNQTSQSYENPFGWEEFRKAFYYQSTLTQHQRFHIGEKLYDSPQCWEIFPWKSQLSVHETFHAGERRYECEECRKSFHRKANLIRHQRRTHSREKPYECIECGKTFYCKSDVTRHQRRTHSREKPYECVECSKTFYCKSYLIRHQSRTHSREKPYECTECTKTFYCKSDLTRHQTTHSGEKPFECNECSKTFYYKSDLANHQKTHTDDNPYECKECRKTFCSKSSLNQHHRIHTGEKPYECNECKKSFNSKSNLTEHQRRTHTREKPYECNECWKSFYCRSELTNHQRTHTVERYYECKECRKNFYCKSNLNQHQRTHTGEKPYECKDCNKAFYCKSNLNQHQRTHTGEKPFACKDCSKAFYCKSSLVKHQKIHSGEKPYECEECRKTFFQKSDLTRHQRTHTGEKPYECKDCSKTFYCKSNLNQHQRTHTHEKPYECKECRETFYSKSELTEHQRTHTDEKPYVMFNIDCQLDKIWDHLGDRPVGMPVKDYLD, from the exons ATGTCGGCAGAGCCTGTCATG GAGTCGGTGTCATTCGAGGACATTGCTGTGTTCTTCACCTGGGAGGAGTGGCAGGACCTAGACATTGCTCAGAAGTTGCTCTACagggatgtgatgctggagaactACAGTAGCCTGGTGTCCTTGG GCTGCTGTGTGATCAAACCTGAGTTGATCCTCATGTTGGAACGTGAATTTGGGCCATGGAGGGTAGCAGATACCTCAGTCTGGAACCTTCCAG GGTACTGCATGACCAGACCAGAATTGAACTTCAAGTTATCGCATGGATTTGAGCCGTGGAATGGCTCAGAAGCCTCGCTTTGGAGCCTCCCAG ATGTCCATAAGGTAAGTGTCCTGGGAAATCAAGAGACACACTTGTGGCAAGCTGAAGTCACTGGTGGCATTACATCCTATGAACAGATGGTTGAA GCAGAACTACAGATTCAAGAAAAAATTCATCGAGAGGcaaaaatacatgaatataaaGATTGTATGGAAACATTTTATCCGAATTCACAGCACACCAGGAATCAGACATCTCAGTCATATGAGAACCCCTTTGGATGGGAGGAATTTAGAAAAGCTTTCTATTATCAATCAACCCTCACTCAACATCAAAGATTTCATATAGGCGAAAAACTCTATGactctccacagtgctgggaaatTTTCCCCTGGAAGTCCCAACTCAGTGTACATGAGACATTTCATGCAGGTGAGAGACGCTATGAGTGTGAAGAATGCAGGAAGTCTTTTCATCGGAAGGCAAACCTTATTCGACATCAGAGAAGAACACATAGCAGAGAGAAGCCGTATGAATGTATAGAATGTGGGAAAACTTTCTACTGTAAGTCAGATGTCACTCGACATCAGAGAAGAACTCACAGTAGAGAAAAACCCTACGAATGTGTAGAATGCAGTAAGACTTTCTACTGTAAGTCATACCTCATTCGACATCAGAGTAGAACTCACAGtagagagaagccctatgagtgTACAGAATGTACTAAAACTTTTTACTGTAAATCAGATCTTACTCGTCATCAAACAACTcatagtggggaaaagccttttgAATGTAATGAATGCTCTAAAACATTCTACTATAAATCAGACCTCGCTAATCATCAGAAAACGCATACAGATGATAATCCCTATGAATGTAAAGAATGTAGAAAAACTTTCTGCTCCAAGTCAAGCCTCAATCAGCATCATAGGATTCATACAggtgagaagccctatgaatgtaatgaatGTAAGAAAAGTTTCAATTCTAAGTCAAATCTCACTGAGCATCAGAGAAGAACTCATaccagagagaaaccctatgaatgtaacgaATGTTGGAAATCCTTCTACTGTAGGTCAGAACTTACGAATCATCAGAGGACTCATACAGTTGAGAGGTACTATGAATGTAAAGAGTGTAGAAAAAATTTCTACTGTAAGTCAAACCTCAATCAACATCAAAGAACTCACACCGGAGAGAAACCGTATGAATGTAAAGACTGCAACAAAGCTTTCTATTGTAAGTCAAACCTCAATCAACATCAAAGAACTCATACAGGTGAAAAACCTTTTGCATGTAAAGACTGTAGTAAAGCTTTCTATTGTAAGTCAAGCCTTGTTAAACATCAAAAAATCCATTCAGGTGAGAAGCCATATGAATGTGAAGAATGTAGAAAAACTTTTTTCCAAAAGTCAGACCTCACTCGACATCAGAGGACACATACAGGTGAAAAGCCCTATGAGTGTAAAGACTGTAGCAAAACTTTCTATTGTAAGTCAAACCTCAATCAACATCAGAGAACTCACACGCATgaaaaaccttatgaatgtaaagAATGTAGGGAAACATTCTATTCTAAGTCAGAGCTTACAGAACATCAAAGAACTCATACAGATGAAAAACCATATGTGATGTTTAATATTGATTGTCAACTCGACAAGATCTGGGATCATCTGGGAGACAGGCCTGTAGGCATGCCTGTGAAAGATTATCTAGATTAA
- the 2610008E11Rik gene encoding uncharacterized protein LOC72128 isoform X1 produces METFYPNSQHTRNQTSQSYENPFGWEEFRKAFYYQSTLTQHQRFHIGEKLYDSPQCWEIFPWKSQLSVHETFHAGERRYECEECRKSFHRKANLIRHQRRTHSREKPYECIECGKTFYCKSDVTRHQRRTHSREKPYECVECSKTFYCKSYLIRHQSRTHSREKPYECTECTKTFYCKSDLTRHQTTHSGEKPFECNECSKTFYYKSDLANHQKTHTDDNPYECKECRKTFCSKSSLNQHHRIHTGEKPYECNECKKSFNSKSNLTEHQRRTHTREKPYECNECWKSFYCRSELTNHQRTHTVERYYECKECRKNFYCKSNLNQHQRTHTGEKPYECKDCNKAFYCKSNLNQHQRTHTGEKPFACKDCSKAFYCKSSLVKHQKIHSGEKPYECEECRKTFFQKSDLTRHQRTHTGEKPYECKDCSKTFYCKSNLNQHQRTHTHEKPYECKECRETFYSKSELTEHQRTHTDEKPYVMFNIDCQLDKIWDHLGDRPVGMPVKDYLD; encoded by the coding sequence ATGGAAACATTTTATCCGAATTCACAGCACACCAGGAATCAGACATCTCAGTCATATGAGAACCCCTTTGGATGGGAGGAATTTAGAAAAGCTTTCTATTATCAATCAACCCTCACTCAACATCAAAGATTTCATATAGGCGAAAAACTCTATGactctccacagtgctgggaaatTTTCCCCTGGAAGTCCCAACTCAGTGTACATGAGACATTTCATGCAGGTGAGAGACGCTATGAGTGTGAAGAATGCAGGAAGTCTTTTCATCGGAAGGCAAACCTTATTCGACATCAGAGAAGAACACATAGCAGAGAGAAGCCGTATGAATGTATAGAATGTGGGAAAACTTTCTACTGTAAGTCAGATGTCACTCGACATCAGAGAAGAACTCACAGTAGAGAAAAACCCTACGAATGTGTAGAATGCAGTAAGACTTTCTACTGTAAGTCATACCTCATTCGACATCAGAGTAGAACTCACAGtagagagaagccctatgagtgTACAGAATGTACTAAAACTTTTTACTGTAAATCAGATCTTACTCGTCATCAAACAACTcatagtggggaaaagccttttgAATGTAATGAATGCTCTAAAACATTCTACTATAAATCAGACCTCGCTAATCATCAGAAAACGCATACAGATGATAATCCCTATGAATGTAAAGAATGTAGAAAAACTTTCTGCTCCAAGTCAAGCCTCAATCAGCATCATAGGATTCATACAggtgagaagccctatgaatgtaatgaatGTAAGAAAAGTTTCAATTCTAAGTCAAATCTCACTGAGCATCAGAGAAGAACTCATaccagagagaaaccctatgaatgtaacgaATGTTGGAAATCCTTCTACTGTAGGTCAGAACTTACGAATCATCAGAGGACTCATACAGTTGAGAGGTACTATGAATGTAAAGAGTGTAGAAAAAATTTCTACTGTAAGTCAAACCTCAATCAACATCAAAGAACTCACACCGGAGAGAAACCGTATGAATGTAAAGACTGCAACAAAGCTTTCTATTGTAAGTCAAACCTCAATCAACATCAAAGAACTCATACAGGTGAAAAACCTTTTGCATGTAAAGACTGTAGTAAAGCTTTCTATTGTAAGTCAAGCCTTGTTAAACATCAAAAAATCCATTCAGGTGAGAAGCCATATGAATGTGAAGAATGTAGAAAAACTTTTTTCCAAAAGTCAGACCTCACTCGACATCAGAGGACACATACAGGTGAAAAGCCCTATGAGTGTAAAGACTGTAGCAAAACTTTCTATTGTAAGTCAAACCTCAATCAACATCAGAGAACTCACACGCATgaaaaaccttatgaatgtaaagAATGTAGGGAAACATTCTATTCTAAGTCAGAGCTTACAGAACATCAAAGAACTCATACAGATGAAAAACCATATGTGATGTTTAATATTGATTGTCAACTCGACAAGATCTGGGATCATCTGGGAGACAGGCCTGTAGGCATGCCTGTGAAAGATTATCTAGATTAA